GTGATTTCCTACTAGATTCGATAGAACTTTTCCATAAGGAGGAACATCTTTTACTCATGGAAGTGAAAGAGAAAACAGTGCAGGCAAAGTATCAAGTATGTTTCACTATAAGGGAAGATTTTAGTTCCCTAATAGAACATGAGATTAAACTGATACAACACTGTATCTTATTGAAAAGTGGTGGAGTATTGTTAAATGGAAGAGCAGAAACATCTCTGATGTTTCTGTAGAGGGATGTAGCAAGGATGTTTACTTCATGGCACCATGACTTTGGTGGGCACATTAGATGGACAACAATGATCTTTTTTCAGGTTTCATTCTATTTACAGGTGTGGCATACTGGGCAAAATAAAAAGAGGTATTCACAAAATGTTTGGCTAATCTTTGTGTAGTGCAATATAAGTAATATTCTGGACTGAGATGAAAAATATTCCATGATCCATAATGAACCCTTAAATTTGCAGAAGACGAAAGACCAAGGGTTTCACTACTGTAGCTGGATGTAAGTTGGATGCTGGTACCGCTCTCCAAAAGTACTGCAGTGCACGGACTTTACATCATAATGTTGTGATGTAGGTGGTGTGTACTTTTAGTTACACacacgcagacacacacacaccatctctcTCCATGGAAGGATTAACAGTCAGGCCTTCATTGAATCAAATGGGTCAAACCAGAAAATCAATTACAAATAGTATTCTTTAATCTTTACTGATATTTATAAAGACAATAGCTTGCAGCAtgatgcaaagaaatcatttcAAATATGTAGGTGTGTAATCAACATTCTAACCAGTAACAGAAGGGACTTCACACAAGCTCATGAACTTCATCACCAATGGAAACCATGTCATGGCAGCCCATCATGTGATAGAAGATACTATTCCTATAGGTCTCTTCCCAGACTTTGAGGCATATATGAAGACCAGAGGAAATATACGACCCAACCTTTGAGAAGATTGGTTTTTATAAGCTTCTGAGAAAGTTTACAATGTTGTCCAGTCCCTTTTTTCCAGCTGGAAATGACAACCTGCCATTATCAAACAGGCTTATGATTCCATGGAATCCATTCTCAATGTGGTACCAGGTCACTGGCACACCACCGTCCTCTAATCGCTTCTTGTATAACAGGGCATCATCCCTAAGCACGTCATACTCACAGGTCAAGATGAATGACTCAGGGAGCTGGCGAACAACAGCATCTTCAGCGAGAAGTGGGGAAAAAGCTGGTTCACAAAATTTTTTAACTGCCTCATAAACTTCATTTGAGCATTCGATAGGCACCTTTGGTTTGTATCCTCTGACCTTAAATTCCTTAAGGATATTGTCTGCACTTAGCCATTTTCTAAACTTCAATTTTACATCTACAGGCATATGGGAACCCTCCAGGACATCTTCCAAAAATGATGCGTCCCCCTTGAGGTACTGCAGAACATAAAAAGCCATGCGTTCCCTGAACAAGATGGGGACTCCACAGTTTTGCTGATATGATGGCAAATCGAAGTCTATTGCCTGGAGGCATGGATAGATCAAAATCTGAGCATGCACCTTTGGAAGGTCTGGTCTACTCACTAGTGTttggcaaacagcagcagcaagattgcccccagcactgtccccaCTAATGATAATATGGGCAGGATCCACTCCATAGTCTTCTGCAGTCTTCATAAAGTGGGTGGTAGCAGTGAGACAGTCCTCATACTGTGCTGGGTACGTGTGCTCTGGTGCCAGACGATACCTAATATAACAAAGAATTGGTGatttataaaaatggaaaaaaatcattatctGTTGGAAGTTTATTTGCTACAAACTCCTCCACTTTCAGCTCTCCTGTTATTTTGCAGCCATGGACATCAATATTACCTCATAAACGTGCACCCGCTCTCCAAACGATCATTCCTATATTTGCAGATCACAGATAAATTATAACCAGCAGGGCCAAATGCTGAGGATTGTCTTCCGGTTAAGGCATTAGAATGAAACTCAGGAgagctgtgccacagactccctgagGGACCTTGGCTTGgtcatttaatctctttttttATCCTCTGTTTCCCATCCGTACAATGGGGATTAATAATACTTGTTTTGTCCGTGTTATCTATTTAGAGTGTGAGATCTTTGGGTTAGGGACAGTCTCTTACTGTGTTTATATTGTGATCAGCATCACGTGACCCCAGTTTTGGTTGATGCCTATAAtcataatacctagctcttataagCGCTACTGTTCTCCAACAATATTTTTACTATTGGTGCTATGGACATACAAATATTTCTTATTTCTTATTGAGGGCAAAATTCCCCAtttacctcagggcctcagtGGGAGTTTGCGGACTAAGATGAAGATTTGGCTCAATATCTGACAACTTTATGTTAATTGCTGGGTGCAAGACAgatttgctttttattaaaatgatcTGATAACTTCTTTCCAGTGTTTCTCCCCCAGCAGATGACAAAATGTGCTCATATACAACAATCTTATTCTGGGTCTATTCTGTCTAGCTCAGCACAAAAGCAGTGAAAAGCGGCAAAATCATAAAGTCAACTTGCACATCTTGCCGAGCCACCTGGATTCTTGAAAATATAGTCCTCGGAGAAGGGAGGCACCCTAGAAGCAGTGCAGCTAGTGGCTATCATAATGCAGAGCAACTAGTTCCTATAGAATAGAAATGGACCAGGCTGACTTACTCAACAGACACGACCACCGATTCACTTTCTCTGGCGATATAGCG
The DNA window shown above is from Chelonia mydas isolate rCheMyd1 chromosome 18, rCheMyd1.pri.v2, whole genome shotgun sequence and carries:
- the LOC102943604 gene encoding arylacetamide deacetylase-like 4; translation: MEFAYALLVLILAVFIAAFILLVVGAIYFDFSNSEIPLGVDQPVKLRIVHSILIGTAVLGKILEKLGLCSQLGFTRYMRRGKKLGEDPKLFMKDLQFGKVPVRIYQPRAPSAGRRRGVLYFHGGGWMFGSINAYETVCRYIARESESVVVSVEYRLAPEHTYPAQYEDCLTATTHFMKTAEDYGVDPAHIIISGDSAGGNLAAAVCQTLVSRPDLPKVHAQILIYPCLQAIDFDLPSYQQNCGVPILFRERMAFYVLQYLKGDASFLEDVLEGSHMPVDVKLKFRKWLSADNILKEFKVRGYKPKVPIECSNEVYEAVKKFCEPAFSPLLAEDAVVRQLPESFILTCEYDVLRDDALLYKKRLEDGGVPVTWYHIENGFHGIISLFDNGRLSFPAGKKGLDNIVNFLRSL